From the Sphingobacteriales bacterium genome, the window GGATTGTTTATGCAACCAAGGTATTTATCGCCACGAGCAACATATATTTTTTTATTAATGGCAAGCTGAAGACAATAACATCCCCATGAATCTGGAACTTTGAAAATCGATTTTCTGATAATACTGTCAACTCCTGATGAAATATCAATTTGATAAATACAATAATAATTAAGCGAAACGTAAAGAAAGTTCTCATTGGGAGAAAACTCAATTCCATAAGTATTATGTGGTTTAAAATCTATTGTAACACTATTCGAAACAATTCCTGTTTTATTATCAAAATCACAAATAACAGCCTGTTTTCCAGCATAATCTGTTGTAAATGCAAGTTTATTCCCGGAAGGTGAGATTTTCATCTGACCGGCAGTTTGCCCAAAATCATTGATAACAGGTCCTGTATAGCTAATCACAGGAACAGTATCCAAACCTGTATTTTTCAGTAAATATGATTTAAAACACTGTGAGCCATAATCATGTATTACTATCCAAACTGATTTTTTATCTGCATGAAAAGTAGCTGAAATCTGATTGGTAACATTACTGCAAATCTTCTGATTATTGACAATTAGCTCTCCTTTCCCATTGTCTTTTCTTTTATCTACAAGATGATACCAAAAGCCGGCTTTACTAGCCCCAAGACGATTATCCAATACCGTAAATAAGAAATAAATATTAGAGTCCCCGGGATGTGGAATGATAATCGGTGTCTGATCAGAGCCACTTGACCAATTAAATCCATTACCATTTTTCATGATATTATGATTATTATTAAAAATTATTCCTGAATTACCACTGCCATTGTTACCCGCATAAAATAATAGATTACCCTGTTTATCTGAAATACAAGAACCACCACGATTAGAAATCATTTTACTGTTATTTAGTGGAATAACATTACCGTTTTCGAACTTCATGGCACATAGATTCCCGAAATACCAGTTTTTTGCTTCTAACTGGGAAAAACATTTCTGAAAAGAAAATGTATTTATAAGTATTGCAAGTAAACAATATGTAATTATTCGTTTCATAAATAAAAAGGTTACGGCTCTTAGACCGGGAACTTCACGTCATTTTATTATAAATTAAGCTCATTCTTAAAAATTAACCACATTCAAATTTACTGTATTAGTACAAAATTCATTAAAAAAGTTTCAATTTTATTCACATTTTTTAAACGAAAAGTTGTGAGGTGGGTAAAAAGTAATGTATATGTTTATTCCTGATGAATATTTAATAGGTGATAGTTGCTGCTTTCAGATTGCGAAGTTTCAAGTTTTAACATACTGATTTTGCGAATAGCCAGATTAAGTTCACAATTACGAGTTCCGATTTACGATTTTGGATTTCGGATTTATGATTTAAGATTTACATTTTTCCGCATTCCCTGTTCCGATTTCTGAGTTTTCTGTACCTACTGAAGGCTGCCAATTGCCTGCTTATAGCTTATTCAGAATTCTTAAGAAATCAGGCCGTCCCTACGGGACTTGGCTCTTTTGTTTTGTTGGTCTTACCATAAGATCGTCCCTACGGGACTTGAGCGAATATTTATTTTTTGTTTTATAAGACAAATTTAAAATCCGGAAACGTCATCAGCTCCCCTCTCTTTTCGAAAGAGAGGGGCCGGGGGTGAGTTAGAAACTGTTACCCAAATATCCTCCCTACAGGACTTGAGTGGGAATTGATTTTTTATTTATGAAACAATCATAAAATCCCAAAACGCCCTTAGCTCCCCTCTCTTTTCGAAAGAGAGGGGCCGGGGGTGAGTTAGATGTCCGTGCCTATTACAGACTGCCTGCTGCCTACTTCCATATTTCGCATTTTTCTTATCTAACCCTCGTCCATGTTGTGTTCATCCCCAGCAGGGGCAACCCGATATATCCTTTTAGCTGAAGTGTATTGTTATCTATAAGTTTCATAAACGCCTGATAGGTATTTCCATCATCAGGATTATATATTTTTCCGTCTTCCCATTTGTTCTCACCGGAATACCTGAATCCATACATGATAGTTGTTCCCATGAGGGGTCTGTTCCTGAGTTTTTCATCAGGATTTTTATCATCTTTCACCGGATTTCCTTTTTCATCATACGGTTCTTTCAGCCAGACTATTTTCCCGTAATACACATCTGCCTTTTTATAAATTTCAATGATGCATTCCCTTTTGGAGGTGTACCACCTACCTGCAACTGCATCAGCATTTAAGGCCTGCCCAAAAATACCGGCACAGGAAAAACACAATATCATCAGTAAGCAAAGCCTTTTCATTTTAAAAGCTATAGCTTATTTTCATGTAAACCTCATCTTTATTGTTAACGCGGGCAAATGTACTTCCGCCTTTGCCTTCTATCATACGGTAACCAAGGCTTATTTCAGCATTGTCGTTTGGGAAATAGCTGAATTCAGGTGTATAAATCACAGCATAGTTTTCCGAAATATCTGACCAGTCCGAAACCACAATGCATCCGGCCAAGGGCCTGATTTTCAACTTGTCGTGCAGGAGGGATTTTTCCCATGAAAAGGTAAAATAGTCGTTCAGGTTTTTGTTTCCTTTTTCATGATAAAAGCCATGAAGATATTGTATATTCAGATAGCTCCCGTCTTTGAAGGTATAATCAGCACCCAGCAGGTACTTAAACCATGGCTTATTTTCAAAAATCAGTGAGTCCATGACTAATGTGCCGAATCTGGTTTTCATGATTAAAGCCTCTGTTGGAAAAAATGAAGCAAATTCTCCCCAGACCCCAATATTAAGCAATTCTCCTGAAAAAGTGACACCTGCCTGATGAAGCCTGATATATTGCTGAACAGCCGTAATGTCTATTTTGTCGAAGCCACCGGCAAAGGTAATGACGTTACTGTCGGGGGATGGTACTCCGTCATAATAATAGGCATAATTACCGGAAATATCAAATCCGGCTATGTTTCCTGATGTTCTGAAACCATAAGATGAAGAATGTTTCAGACTCAGTTCAGGAGTCTGAATGTTGTTGGTGAGTGAATTCAGTTTGATTCCTTGAGGAAGTTCGGGAACAGGCATTAATGCATCAATCCAGTCGCCTTCGGGTAAAGTGGATGGTCTGAACAATGGCAGCCATATTCCTTCAAATTTGTAATCATTCAGGAAATAAGTAAGCTTAAGTGCATCAGAGCCCTGCATCCGTCCAAAATCCCAGATGTCTTCAAGATCAGGTGCGTTTAAAACATTGACAGGATTGAGTTTATCTCCACTGCCCCAGTTGAATTTCTGTCTGCCTGCTTTTAACTGTAGGTCTTTCCAGATAAACTGATTAATTTCAACATACATTT encodes:
- a CDS encoding DUF2147 domain-containing protein, yielding MKRLCLLMILCFSCAGIFGQALNADAVAGRWYTSKRECIIEIYKKADVYYGKIVWLKEPYDEKGNPVKDDKNPDEKLRNRPLMGTTIMYGFRYSGENKWEDGKIYNPDDGNTYQAFMKLIDNNTLQLKGYIGLPLLGMNTTWTRVR